Proteins co-encoded in one Neodiprion lecontei isolate iyNeoLeco1 chromosome 3, iyNeoLeco1.1, whole genome shotgun sequence genomic window:
- the LOC107224153 gene encoding ER lumen protein-retaining receptor: MNIFRLLGDLSHLLAIIVLLLKIWKTRSCAGISGKSQILFAIVYTSRYLDLVTTYISAYNTFMKLIFVVAAYATVYLMYIKFKATYDHNHDTFRMEFLVIPSLILALLINHELTVLEVLWTFSIYLESVAILPQLFLVSKTGEAESITSHYLFALGSYRGLYLLNWVYRYYAEDHYDLIAIVAGLVQTVLYCDFFYLYITKVLKGKKLQLPA, from the exons ATGAATATATTCCGGCTCTTAGGTGACCTTTCGCATCTCTTGGCAATCATCGTGCTTCTCCTCAAAATATGGAAAACGAGAAGTTGTGCCG GTATCAGCGGCAAGTCACAGATCTTGTTTGCCATCGTCTACACGTCACGCTACTTAGACTTGGTGACCACCTACATCTCTGCATATAATACATTCATGAAGCTCATCTTCGTTGTTGCTGCTTATGCGACTGTTTATCTGATGTACATCAAGTTTAAGGCAACGTACGATCACAACCATGACACGTTCAG AATGGAGTTTTTGGTTATCCCATCTCTGATTCTGGCGCTTCTGATAAATCACGAGCTCACCGTACTGGAAGTACTTTGGACATTTAGCATCTATCTGGAATCAGTCGCAATTTTACCACAACTCTTTCTGGTTTCCAAAACTGGAGAAGCTGAGAGTATCACCAGTCACTACCTCTTTGCTCTGGGATCATACAGAGGACTTTACCTCCTGAACTGGGTATACCGCTACTACGCTGAGGACCATTATGATTTGATCGCCATAGTCGCTGGCCTTGTCCAGACGGTTCTTTATTGCGATTTCTTCTACCTTTACATTACCAAAGTGCTCAAAGGCAAGAAACTCCAGCTACCTGCTTAA
- the LOC124293593 gene encoding putative nuclease HARBI1, which translates to MVNVGPNDEDEGEVQRAPKRYIRDGQNPFEFYSEQEFKRRFRFSKDGIMYGILPRIEAALVSANNRGLPIPPVMQLLICLRFYATASFQLVNGDLMTISQSTVSRIIHRVSAQIASLIHAIIKFPSTEAAMIANRDLFRQLGARREGIGLPGVDGAIDCTHIRLCHTKFADLQEVYRNRKGYFSLNVQAVVGPNMEFLDVVPEWPGSNHDSQIFQNSRIYMRYHERQLTGTLVGDAGYPCLPFLLTPLANPITDAQQRYNNVQSRTRQIVERTFGVWKRRFPCLSRGLGTKLLCSTTIVVACAVLHNLSLTLDNALPEDNRIEEEEADELPLQAPHWQPGEGFAIREALIERLFI; encoded by the exons ATGGTCAACGTTGGGCCGAATGACGAAGACGAGGGTGAAGTACAGCGAGCTCCGAAGAGATACATCAGAGATGGTCAAAACCCGTTCGAGTTTTATTCCGAGCAGGAGTTCAAACGGCGATTCCGATTTTCAAAGGATGGTATTATGTACGGAATACTACCTAGAATTGAAGCTGCCTTAGTCAGTGCCAATAATCGTGGTCTACCAATTCCACCTGTCATGCAATTATTAATATGTCTACGATTTTACGCTACCGCTAGCTTTCAA CTCGTCAACGGAGATCTGATGACTATATCGCAGTCTACAGTATCGAGGATAATACACAGAGTATCGGCTCAAATTGCATCATTGATTCACgcaattatcaaatttcctaGTACGGAAGCTGCTATGATCGCAAACAGAGATCTATTCAGACAACTTGGTGCACGCAGGGAGGGTATCGGTTTACCTGGCGTTGATGGCGCTATCGACTGCACTCACATTCGATTATGTCATACGAAATTTGCAGACCTGCAGGAGGTTTATAGGAATCGTAAGGGATATTTTTCCCTCAATGTACAG GCAGTTGTCGGACCCAATATGGAATTCTTGGATGTGGTTCCGGAATGGCCTGGAAGTAACCATGACAGtcaaatattccaaaattcacGAATTTACATGCGGTATCATGAGAGACAACTTACTGGAACCCTGGTTGGAGATGCCGGCTATCCGTGCTTGCCATTTCTGCTGACTCCACTGGCAAATCCAATTACAGATGCTCAACAAAG GTATAACAACGTACAAAGCAGAACAAGgcaaattgttgaaagaaCATTTGGAGTTTGGAAGCGACGTTTTCCTTGCCTATCCCGAGGTTTGGGAACCAAATTGTTGTGCTCTACCACAATTGTTGTAGCTTGTGCCGTACTACACAATTTATCACTAACATTGGATAATGCTCTTCCGGAAGATAATCGcatcgaggaagaagaagcggATGAATTGCCACTTCAAGCACCGCATTGGCAGCCTGGAGAGGGTTTTGCAATACGCGAAGCTCTAATCGAACGgttattcatttaa